The following are from one region of the Leucobacter sp. Psy1 genome:
- a CDS encoding sensor histidine kinase: MNDRSEPLPRYSGTGGDEVRLPRPPGLLRRWVANHGRAVDITIVVVYLFGCALAVLLDLIAGTADPEPFAGIFLPDLPGYLTWPWILVALFRAAAVATALLFRRRFPLIGLAVVTVMLFGEQGAQTLPNSVAIWFMLYAVPVYRSVPAGWVGYAIAVAGYSLQVVIDEVWGPFTLANPGGILTAEAAAADRDPIVIAVGIFMTALWYLAIVLVAINLGNRRRYLSAIIDRAHQLARERDQLAQLAVAEERSRIAREMHDIVAHSVSVMIALSEGAARVAGKAPDAAADAMERSAETGRTALAEMRRLLGALTEPAASEVEYVPQPGVDELPELIRGFTDAGIQPRLTVLGSAAGDRGQDLAVYRIVQEGLTNVLRYAGPGARVDVTVDRSADSTDVTVRDFGVVPGGPGPLSGVGSGRGLRGLEERVRVFGGHIESGPVPGGGWQLRAVLPVSADARERPRPDAVEAESPEAPTGSPAPTAPEPTVPTQEEPS; encoded by the coding sequence GTGAACGATCGCAGTGAGCCGCTGCCGAGGTACTCCGGTACCGGAGGCGACGAGGTGCGTCTGCCGCGACCGCCGGGCCTGCTGCGACGGTGGGTGGCGAACCACGGTCGTGCCGTCGACATCACGATCGTCGTCGTGTACCTCTTCGGGTGCGCGCTTGCGGTGCTCCTCGACCTGATCGCGGGGACTGCGGATCCCGAGCCGTTCGCCGGGATCTTCCTGCCCGACCTCCCCGGGTACCTCACCTGGCCGTGGATCCTGGTGGCGCTCTTCCGCGCGGCAGCCGTGGCAACGGCATTGCTCTTCCGTCGGCGGTTCCCGCTGATCGGCCTCGCCGTGGTCACGGTCATGCTGTTCGGAGAGCAGGGGGCGCAGACGCTCCCGAACTCGGTCGCCATCTGGTTCATGCTCTACGCCGTCCCGGTGTACCGCAGCGTTCCCGCGGGCTGGGTCGGGTATGCGATCGCGGTCGCCGGTTACAGCCTGCAGGTCGTGATCGACGAGGTGTGGGGCCCGTTTACGCTGGCGAACCCCGGAGGGATCCTGACCGCGGAGGCGGCCGCCGCCGACCGCGACCCGATCGTGATCGCGGTCGGCATCTTCATGACGGCGCTCTGGTACCTCGCGATCGTGCTCGTGGCGATCAACCTCGGCAACCGGCGCCGCTACCTGAGCGCGATCATCGACCGCGCCCACCAACTGGCGCGTGAACGCGATCAGCTGGCGCAGCTGGCGGTCGCCGAGGAGCGCTCGCGGATCGCCAGGGAGATGCATGACATCGTCGCCCACTCGGTCTCCGTGATGATCGCACTCTCGGAGGGTGCCGCGCGCGTCGCCGGGAAAGCGCCGGACGCCGCGGCCGACGCGATGGAACGCAGCGCCGAGACGGGGCGCACCGCGCTCGCCGAAATGCGACGGCTGCTCGGGGCGCTCACGGAACCCGCCGCATCAGAAGTCGAGTACGTGCCGCAGCCGGGTGTGGACGAATTGCCCGAACTCATCCGCGGCTTCACCGATGCCGGTATCCAGCCGCGCCTCACCGTGCTCGGCAGCGCCGCGGGCGACCGGGGCCAGGACCTCGCCGTCTACCGCATCGTGCAGGAGGGGCTCACCAACGTGCTCCGCTACGCCGGTCCTGGTGCGCGCGTCGACGTCACGGTGGATCGATCTGCTGACAGCACCGACGTCACGGTGCGGGACTTCGGAGTCGTGCCAGGAGGGCCCGGCCCGCTCTCAGGCGTAGGCTCTGGGCGTGGACTCCGGGGCCTCGAGGAGCGCGTGCGCGTCTTCGGCGGTCACATCGAATCAGGGCCGGTGCCGGGCGGTGGGTGGCAGCTCCGCGCGGTGCTGCCCGTGAGCGCGGATGCCCGTGAGCGACCCAGGCCGGATGCCGTGGAGGCTGAATCGCCGGAGGCCCCCACCGGGTCGCCGGCACCGACCGCACCGGAACCGACGGTGCCGACCCAGGAGGAACCCTCATGA
- a CDS encoding YigZ family protein, whose product MATGYDTIAATVDTEIEVTRSRFLTRLARVETEDEAREVIAAVRAEHPRARHHCSAFVLGPDGRVQRSNDDGEPSGTAGAPMLDALISAGLSDVVAVVTRYFGGVLLGAGGLTRAYRGAVAEAVLSAQRVHRAVRREVVVTSGYDIAGGIEAEARRRGYGVGTAEYGADVAQIYLVAEAQVEALTALAAELSAGSASVVPGLAGYVDVVHPDE is encoded by the coding sequence GTGGCTACCGGATACGACACCATCGCCGCGACGGTGGATACGGAGATCGAGGTGACGCGATCCCGGTTTCTCACTCGGCTGGCCCGCGTGGAGACGGAAGACGAAGCCAGGGAGGTCATCGCGGCGGTCAGGGCCGAGCACCCGCGCGCCAGGCACCACTGCTCAGCCTTCGTGCTGGGTCCAGACGGGCGGGTGCAGCGATCGAACGACGACGGCGAGCCGAGCGGCACCGCAGGAGCGCCGATGCTCGATGCGCTCATCTCAGCGGGGCTCAGCGACGTCGTCGCGGTGGTCACCCGCTATTTCGGTGGAGTGCTGCTCGGTGCGGGCGGCCTCACGCGCGCCTATCGCGGTGCCGTTGCCGAGGCGGTCCTCTCGGCGCAGCGGGTTCACCGAGCCGTGCGGCGAGAGGTTGTGGTTACCAGCGGGTACGACATTGCCGGCGGTATCGAGGCGGAGGCACGTCGGCGAGGCTATGGCGTCGGCACCGCCGAGTACGGCGCAGACGTCGCCCAGATCTATCTCGTCGCCGAGGCGCAGGTCGAGGCGCTCACGGCGCTCGCCGCAGAACTGAGCGCCGGCAGCGCCAGCGTCGTGCCGGGACTCGCCGGATACGTCGATGTGGTGCATCCCGACGAGTGA
- a CDS encoding RNA-binding S4 domain-containing protein encodes MASDSVRIDAWVWAVRLAKTRSQATAACRAGHVRLNDSTAKASQSVRVGDEVKVRLHGFDRVYRVTGLATRRGSAAEAARYFEDLTPPPPPRVERPAAILRDRGAGRPTKRERREIDRLRGRESE; translated from the coding sequence ATGGCGAGCGACTCGGTGCGCATCGATGCCTGGGTCTGGGCGGTGCGCTTGGCGAAGACCAGGAGTCAGGCGACGGCGGCGTGCCGCGCGGGGCACGTGCGCTTGAACGACAGCACGGCCAAGGCATCGCAGTCCGTGCGCGTCGGCGACGAGGTGAAGGTCCGGCTGCACGGTTTCGACCGCGTCTACCGGGTGACCGGTCTCGCCACCCGCCGCGGCAGCGCCGCAGAAGCCGCGCGCTACTTCGAGGACCTCACGCCGCCTCCCCCACCGCGGGTGGAGCGCCCCGCCGCGATTCTGCGCGACCGCGGCGCCGGCAGGCCCACGAAGCGCGAGCGTCGCGAGATCGACCGCTTGAGAGGGCGGGAGTCCGAGTGA
- a CDS encoding 3-methyladenine DNA glycosylase, with translation MSGVASPIAPALAPGAARVPPPDIEEPTRLTRLPEADWRSRERVHAERADSLTAAHRLRKSRGETHPIEDFLFTYYTTTPGQLRRWHPGAGVSLVGAGSERAGWRHYRAGTDATVDLTAYFAKRAGTVDYVESLLERTLDRPPRYGCFGLHEWAMVYQMTPEQLRHRGLELRIGHAATDAVVDAHPIVCTHFDAYRFFTDAAAPLNELTPTRETQRDLEQSGCLHAGMDVYKWAAKLGPIVPGEVLLDAFQLASEIRRVDMRASPYDVSGYGLAAIPIETPEGKREYATTQRGFAERGDALRRRVLAAIAAARAARAAEAEAAATRPS, from the coding sequence GTGAGCGGTGTCGCTTCGCCGATCGCCCCAGCACTCGCCCCGGGAGCGGCGCGCGTTCCGCCGCCCGACATCGAGGAGCCGACGCGACTCACCCGCCTGCCGGAGGCGGACTGGCGGTCGCGCGAGCGGGTCCACGCGGAACGCGCCGATTCCCTGACCGCGGCGCATCGGCTGCGGAAATCGCGGGGCGAGACGCACCCGATCGAGGACTTCCTCTTCACCTATTACACGACCACGCCCGGTCAGTTACGTCGCTGGCATCCGGGGGCCGGGGTCTCGCTCGTCGGTGCAGGCAGCGAGCGCGCGGGGTGGCGGCACTATCGCGCGGGCACCGATGCGACGGTCGACCTCACCGCGTACTTCGCGAAGCGGGCTGGCACCGTCGACTACGTCGAGTCGCTGCTCGAGCGCACCCTCGACCGGCCACCGCGCTACGGGTGCTTCGGGCTGCACGAGTGGGCGATGGTCTATCAAATGACGCCGGAGCAGCTGCGCCACCGCGGTCTCGAACTGCGGATCGGGCACGCCGCGACCGATGCCGTCGTCGATGCGCACCCGATCGTGTGCACCCACTTCGACGCGTACCGATTCTTCACCGACGCTGCTGCGCCGCTCAACGAGCTGACGCCGACCCGGGAGACTCAGCGGGATCTCGAGCAGTCGGGCTGCCTCCACGCCGGCATGGACGTGTACAAGTGGGCGGCGAAGCTCGGGCCGATCGTGCCCGGTGAGGTGCTGCTCGACGCGTTCCAGCTGGCGAGCGAGATCCGGAGGGTCGACATGCGCGCCTCGCCCTACGACGTGAGCGGGTACGGGTTGGCGGCGATCCCGATCGAGACGCCGGAGGGCAAGCGCGAGTACGCGACGACCCAGCGCGGATTCGCGGAGCGAGGCGACGCCCTCAGGCGCCGGGTGCTCGCGGCGATCGCGGCCGCACGCGCGGCACGGGCCGCGGAGGCCGAAGCCGCCGCGACCCGCCCCTCCTGA
- a CDS encoding ABC transporter permease yields MTTLTVSAADHINSGNLGLRSEPGRRVSFGGVLKSEWIKLWSLRSIKITIAITLLMGLGMSALMAFNLNSEYAGAPAEALSGFLLFSSTFTGSFVALVFGVLGVFTITSEYASGMILSSLAAVPRRGLIFAAKALILALISAVTALIVVGGGLGIATAALPEAASRLTDPIVVSGALGTVAFLVLIALMAFGIAALLRSTAGGIALVAGICFVFPLALNVMQFTGWEWVTTVSAYLPTALGSTLGQGTAPLPPGMEGPTFWIALAGMAGWAAVALIPAAISFQRRDAK; encoded by the coding sequence ATGACGACACTCACCGTCTCCGCAGCCGACCACATCAACTCCGGCAACCTCGGCCTCCGCTCTGAGCCGGGCCGCCGTGTCTCGTTCGGCGGGGTGCTGAAGTCGGAGTGGATCAAGCTCTGGTCGCTCCGCAGCATCAAGATCACGATCGCCATCACCCTGCTCATGGGGCTCGGTATGAGCGCGCTCATGGCGTTCAACCTGAACTCCGAGTACGCCGGAGCGCCGGCCGAAGCGCTCTCCGGCTTCCTGCTCTTCTCCTCGACGTTCACCGGTTCATTCGTCGCACTCGTCTTCGGGGTGCTCGGAGTGTTCACCATCACGAGCGAGTACGCGAGCGGCATGATCCTCTCCTCGCTCGCCGCTGTGCCGCGCCGCGGGCTGATCTTCGCGGCGAAGGCGCTGATCCTCGCCCTCATCTCAGCCGTTACCGCGCTCATCGTCGTCGGGGGCGGGCTCGGGATCGCAACCGCCGCGCTCCCCGAAGCCGCGAGCCGCCTCACCGACCCGATCGTGGTCTCAGGCGCGCTCGGAACGGTCGCGTTCCTGGTGCTCATCGCGCTCATGGCGTTCGGGATCGCGGCGCTGCTCCGCAGCACCGCAGGCGGCATTGCGCTCGTCGCGGGCATCTGCTTCGTCTTCCCGCTCGCCCTCAACGTCATGCAGTTCACCGGGTGGGAGTGGGTGACGACGGTCAGCGCGTACCTGCCGACGGCGCTCGGCAGCACGCTCGGCCAGGGAACGGCGCCCCTGCCTCCCGGCATGGAGGGCCCGACCTTCTGGATCGCGCTCGCCGGGATGGCGGGGTGGGCAGCGGTCGCGCTGATCCCCGCAGCGATCTCGTTCCAGCGCCGCGACGCGAAGTAG
- a CDS encoding ABC transporter ATP-binding protein, which yields MIETHGLTKQYGRKTAVDDVSFTVRPGQVTGFLGPNGAGKSTTMRLILGLDRPTSGTVTVLGKSYADHPAPLHVLGALLDAKGVHPGRSARSHLRALAATHRIPTGRVDEVLEMTGLTGVAGKRVGGFSLGMGQRLGIAAALLGDPQVLLLDEPVNGLDPDGVYWVRRLVRQLAAEGRTVLLSSHLMSEMAQTADHVIVLGRGKVVADAPIGEFVGGGGQRVTVGSPDAARLAAILTDPGAHAGLDIESLGEHRFSVAGISAAEIGRAASQHGIELHELTQVTSSLEDAYLALTRDEVEYTSPQPA from the coding sequence ATGATCGAGACACACGGACTCACCAAGCAGTATGGGCGGAAGACCGCCGTCGACGACGTGTCGTTCACGGTCCGTCCGGGGCAGGTCACGGGGTTCCTCGGGCCGAACGGGGCGGGCAAGTCGACCACCATGCGGCTGATCCTCGGTCTGGATCGCCCCACCTCAGGCACCGTCACGGTGCTGGGCAAGTCGTACGCCGACCACCCGGCACCCCTGCACGTGCTCGGGGCACTGCTCGATGCGAAGGGCGTGCACCCCGGCCGATCCGCCCGGAGCCACCTCCGCGCGCTCGCGGCCACGCACCGGATCCCGACGGGCCGCGTCGACGAGGTCCTCGAGATGACCGGGCTGACGGGCGTTGCGGGCAAGCGCGTCGGTGGCTTCTCGCTGGGCATGGGGCAGCGGCTCGGCATCGCTGCGGCGCTCCTCGGGGATCCGCAGGTGCTGCTGCTCGACGAACCGGTCAACGGGCTCGACCCCGACGGGGTCTACTGGGTGCGACGCCTGGTGCGGCAGCTGGCCGCCGAGGGTCGCACGGTACTCCTCTCCAGCCACCTCATGAGCGAGATGGCGCAGACCGCCGACCACGTCATTGTGCTCGGCCGCGGCAAGGTCGTCGCCGACGCCCCGATCGGGGAGTTCGTCGGCGGGGGAGGGCAGCGGGTGACCGTCGGCAGCCCCGACGCCGCGCGTCTCGCCGCGATCCTGACGGATCCCGGGGCGCATGCCGGTCTCGATATCGAGTCCCTCGGCGAGCACCGCTTCAGCGTCGCCGGCATTTCCGCTGCCGAGATCGGCCGCGCCGCGTCGCAGCACGGCATCGAGCTGCACGAACTGACTCAGGTGACGTCGAGCCTCGAGGACGCCTACCTCGCGCTCACCCGCGACGAGGTCGAGTACACGTCGCCGCAGCCCGCCTGA
- a CDS encoding aspartate aminotransferase family protein: protein MVSLGASRYPSRFDPANLDAVSPAVRANIERRLEILGPGYLLVYNDPVAFVRGSGAHLFDAEGHDFLDAYNNVPVVGHCHPHVVEAVNRQVATLNTNTRYAQEGLVDYAERLVSYFPDELSRVTFACSGSEANDLALRVAKHYTGHQGVIVTRWAYHGITSQIAEISPALGEGSSLGAGVREIDPPNPSLLPDGVSLAEHMREEVRRAIADLRRHGFGTAALVLDLSHMSDGIFPEQRDYLAGMVDEVHGAGGVFIADEVQSGFGRTGAQMWGFASHNVVPDMVTLGKPMGNGIPLSGVVFRPEVAREFGEQVRYFNTFGGSSVPIAAGAAVLDVFEQENVAVRAAGVGEQLRAGLRSITAGSAHVAEVRGSGLLAGVEIVTDAATPTPDKQRAMRVIDGLRERRVLISAAGPEAHVLKIRPPLALTESDVSRFLESFAEVAGVHL from the coding sequence ATGGTGTCACTCGGCGCATCGCGCTATCCGAGCCGATTTGATCCGGCAAACCTCGACGCGGTTTCCCCCGCGGTCCGCGCGAACATCGAGCGCCGACTTGAGATCCTCGGGCCGGGCTACCTGCTCGTGTACAACGACCCGGTGGCGTTCGTGCGAGGGAGCGGCGCCCATCTCTTCGATGCGGAAGGTCACGACTTTCTCGACGCATACAACAACGTCCCCGTGGTCGGGCACTGCCACCCCCACGTCGTCGAGGCCGTGAACCGGCAGGTGGCGACGCTCAACACCAACACGCGCTATGCGCAGGAGGGGCTAGTCGACTACGCCGAGCGTCTCGTCTCCTACTTCCCCGATGAACTCAGCCGAGTCACGTTCGCCTGTTCCGGGTCCGAGGCCAATGACCTGGCACTCCGTGTGGCCAAGCACTACACGGGGCACCAGGGCGTCATCGTCACGCGATGGGCCTATCACGGCATCACGAGTCAGATCGCCGAGATTTCACCGGCACTGGGCGAGGGGTCGTCGCTCGGTGCAGGCGTCCGCGAGATCGACCCACCGAACCCCTCTCTACTTCCGGACGGTGTGAGTCTCGCCGAACACATGCGCGAGGAGGTGCGCCGAGCGATCGCCGACCTCCGCAGGCACGGGTTCGGTACGGCGGCTCTCGTGCTCGACCTCTCGCACATGAGCGACGGAATCTTCCCCGAACAGCGTGACTACCTCGCGGGAATGGTCGACGAGGTGCACGGCGCCGGCGGCGTCTTCATCGCGGATGAGGTGCAGTCCGGGTTCGGTCGTACCGGGGCGCAGATGTGGGGGTTCGCATCTCACAATGTCGTGCCGGACATGGTCACGTTGGGGAAGCCGATGGGGAACGGCATCCCGCTGTCAGGGGTGGTCTTTCGCCCTGAGGTCGCTCGCGAGTTCGGCGAGCAGGTGCGCTACTTCAATACATTCGGCGGCTCATCGGTGCCCATTGCCGCGGGCGCCGCAGTGCTCGACGTCTTCGAGCAGGAGAATGTTGCGGTGCGCGCCGCGGGGGTCGGCGAGCAGCTGCGCGCCGGTCTCCGCTCGATCACCGCGGGCTCCGCGCATGTCGCCGAGGTCCGGGGGTCGGGACTGCTCGCGGGTGTCGAGATCGTGACCGACGCGGCGACTCCGACTCCTGACAAACAGCGAGCAATGCGGGTGATCGACGGGTTGCGCGAGCGGCGGGTGCTCATCAGCGCCGCCGGTCCCGAGGCCCACGTGCTGAAGATCCGGCCGCCGCTTGCCCTCACCGAGTCCGATGTCTCGCGGTTCCTCGAGAGCTTCGCAGAGGTCGCCGGCGTTCATCTCTAG
- a CDS encoding phosphotransferase: MVNAVSRVLEDGGLGTTSHSVPEELVARTLLEHYDLAGELTRVATEMDATFRCRELGGDREYLVKVSHPSEPIDIVHCQAEAVEHIAAKDPRIPVQRVRRTRAGSLWTALAGAGGDSQGVIRVHEFIPGTLLVDATPTLDQLQAVGAMLGRVDVALQDFVHVGTERQFVWNLTRFTEFASLIDLERDPHRRALARTVFAAFSQGVDPSVDAARSQVIHGDFSPYNVVVDPEAPDFVIGVIDFGDIMRVPVVFDPAVMCGNHLDPAAPDPWASSRALLRGYRTIFPLDESEIELVALASLARITLRALVASWRLDRGTERGEYIMQHARDDWDRLERALHAGISAARRALHDASPHT; the protein is encoded by the coding sequence AGCACTACGACCTTGCGGGCGAGCTGACTCGTGTCGCGACGGAGATGGACGCGACATTTCGGTGTCGTGAGCTGGGCGGGGACCGCGAGTACCTGGTGAAGGTCTCGCATCCGAGCGAACCGATCGATATCGTGCACTGCCAGGCCGAGGCGGTGGAACACATCGCGGCGAAGGACCCGCGTATTCCGGTGCAGCGCGTTCGAAGAACTCGAGCGGGGAGTCTCTGGACGGCACTCGCGGGGGCAGGGGGTGATAGCCAGGGAGTGATCCGGGTGCATGAATTCATTCCGGGAACTCTGCTCGTCGATGCGACGCCCACGCTCGATCAGCTCCAGGCCGTGGGCGCCATGCTCGGCCGCGTGGATGTCGCCCTCCAGGATTTTGTGCACGTGGGAACTGAGCGTCAGTTCGTCTGGAATCTCACTCGCTTCACCGAGTTCGCGTCGCTCATCGACCTCGAACGCGACCCGCACCGTCGAGCGCTTGCGCGCACCGTGTTCGCCGCATTCAGTCAGGGCGTGGACCCCTCGGTGGACGCTGCCCGGAGCCAGGTCATCCATGGAGACTTCAGCCCGTACAACGTGGTCGTCGACCCGGAGGCGCCCGACTTCGTCATCGGTGTGATCGATTTCGGTGACATCATGCGGGTTCCTGTCGTCTTCGACCCTGCAGTGATGTGCGGAAATCATCTGGACCCTGCGGCGCCAGACCCCTGGGCGTCGTCGCGTGCGCTGCTCCGCGGATACCGGACGATATTCCCCCTCGACGAGTCGGAGATCGAACTCGTTGCGCTCGCCAGTCTCGCGAGAATCACCCTCCGCGCGCTCGTCGCATCCTGGCGCTTGGATCGAGGCACCGAGCGCGGCGAGTACATCATGCAGCACGCGCGCGACGACTGGGACCGCCTCGAGCGCGCCTTGCACGCCGGGATTTCCGCAGCGCGCCGTGCACTGCACGACGCGAGTCCCCATACCTAG